A part of Melittangium boletus DSM 14713 genomic DNA contains:
- a CDS encoding DUF4032 domain-containing protein, whose protein sequence is MNPARALNAIHLRQGHPDFLDLPWQLPLENWTRAVCPRLVEVPRGLSRHTVVFVSYGAEIYALKELPIPIGQREYDVLRGLEDRRLPSVTPVGHARVRAPDQPGGEVAILFTQFLSSSLPYRVLFMNKGMERYRERLLDAMASLLVRLHLGGFYWGDCSLSNVLFRRDAGELQAYAVDAETSELHAKLSDGQRELDLMIMEENVTGGLADLAAMAEVELPQALDVYETAPSIRQRYERLWTEINKEISISPRESYRIHERIRALNELGFSVGEVDLVASGDGSQLRMRTIVTDREYHRHQLHNLTGVVAEERQAAMLLNEVRELKATLTRELNRSVPLSVAAFRWLDERFRPTLNRISKDLGPAADEAELYCQVLEHKWFLSERAKKDVGLEAAMKAYVKLRREQPMPALLRSENAPLVGVDGATRPSGSVKSVPSA, encoded by the coding sequence ATGAACCCAGCCCGCGCCCTCAACGCGATCCACCTCCGTCAGGGTCATCCGGACTTCCTGGATCTCCCCTGGCAACTGCCGCTGGAGAACTGGACCCGGGCGGTCTGCCCCCGGCTGGTGGAAGTCCCCCGAGGCCTTTCCCGGCACACGGTCGTCTTCGTGAGCTACGGGGCGGAGATCTACGCGCTCAAGGAGCTGCCCATCCCCATCGGCCAGCGCGAGTACGACGTGTTGCGCGGGCTGGAGGACAGGCGATTGCCCTCGGTGACGCCAGTGGGGCACGCGCGGGTGCGGGCGCCGGATCAACCGGGCGGGGAGGTGGCCATCCTCTTCACCCAGTTCCTCAGCTCGTCGCTGCCCTACCGCGTGCTCTTCATGAACAAGGGCATGGAGCGCTACCGCGAGCGGCTGTTGGACGCCATGGCGAGCCTGCTCGTGCGGCTGCACCTGGGGGGCTTCTATTGGGGTGACTGCTCCCTGTCCAACGTGCTCTTCCGCCGGGACGCGGGCGAGCTGCAGGCGTACGCGGTGGACGCGGAGACGTCCGAGTTGCACGCGAAGCTGTCCGACGGCCAGCGCGAGCTGGACCTGATGATCATGGAGGAGAACGTCACCGGGGGCCTCGCGGACCTGGCGGCGATGGCGGAGGTGGAGCTGCCCCAGGCGCTCGACGTGTACGAGACGGCCCCGAGCATCCGCCAGCGCTACGAGCGGCTGTGGACGGAGATCAACAAGGAGATCTCCATCTCGCCGCGGGAGAGCTACCGCATCCACGAGCGCATCCGGGCGCTCAACGAGCTGGGCTTCTCCGTGGGCGAGGTGGACCTGGTGGCGAGCGGCGATGGCAGCCAGCTGCGCATGCGCACCATCGTGACGGACCGCGAGTACCACCGCCACCAGCTGCACAACCTCACGGGCGTGGTGGCCGAGGAGCGGCAGGCGGCGATGCTGCTCAACGAGGTGCGTGAGCTGAAGGCCACGCTCACGCGCGAGCTCAACCGCAGCGTGCCCTTGAGCGTGGCGGCGTTCCGCTGGTTGGACGAGCGCTTCCGGCCCACGCTCAACCGCATCTCCAAGGACCTGGGCCCGGCGGCGGACGAGGCCGAGCTGTACTGCCAGGTGCTCGAGCACAAGTGGTTCCTGTCGGAGCGGGCCAAGAAGGACGTGGGCCTGGAGGCGGCCATGAAGGCGTACGTGAAGCTGCGCCGGGAGCAGCCCATGCCCGCGCTCCTGCGCTCGGAGAACGCGCCGCTGGTGGGGGTGGACGGCGCCACGAGGCCGTCCGGCTCCGTGAAGAGCGTGCCCTCCGCGTAG
- a CDS encoding xanthine dehydrogenase family protein molybdopterin-binding subunit yields the protein MDNTVGKPLDRVDGRLKVTGAAKYSAEYPLEGLVHAVIITSTIAHGSVTRVDTQEARKAPGVLAILTPDHPPKLARDPSKKQKPQDRFVHVMQTRKVDYQRQPVALVIADTLERATHAAALVKIQYRESKAKVNLLAERSRAYTPKPEAMNGRQADLVQGKAPTVKAAAQVDTTYTTPYEHHNPMEPHATTAVWDGEKLTVYDATQGVFNVRERLAALFGLPPENVRVITKFIGGGFGCKGSTWAHTVLAAIAARTVSRPVKLVLRREQMFGPVGFRPETHQRVRLQAQKDGKLLDVRHEVLTATSTFDEFIEPCAAVTRILYASEQISTSHRAVRLNLGTPTFMRAPGEASGSHALECAMDELAYTLGMDPLALRLRNHADLDPETGKPWSSKSLKECYRVAAEKFGWARRDPVPRSMKDGRALIGWGMATATYPVHRSKAGARASLLPDGRVRVVSGSQDLGTGSYTVFTQVAADALGLPPSQVSFDLGDTQMPQTPVSGGSQTAASTGSAVKLAALALRDKAIALAVADTASPLVGLKAEDVRVDNGQLVSGGKKDSYAALMKRQKLDSLDAEADAGPGKEKERYAMHSFGAQFAEVRVDPDLGEVRVSRWVAAFGAGNILNSKTARSQMYGGIVMGIGMALMEHSVVDPRSGRFITQDLADYHVPVNPDVPDIDITFVPENDPHVNPIGVKGIGEIGITGVSAAIANAVFHATGRRVRELPLTLDKILEEV from the coding sequence ATGGACAACACGGTAGGCAAGCCGCTGGACCGGGTGGATGGGCGGCTCAAGGTGACGGGCGCGGCGAAGTACTCCGCCGAGTATCCCCTGGAGGGCCTGGTGCACGCGGTGATCATCACCAGCACCATCGCCCATGGCTCGGTGACCCGCGTGGACACCCAGGAGGCGCGGAAGGCGCCGGGCGTGCTCGCCATCCTCACCCCGGACCATCCCCCCAAGCTCGCGCGGGATCCGAGCAAGAAGCAGAAGCCGCAGGATCGCTTCGTCCACGTGATGCAGACGCGCAAGGTGGATTACCAGAGACAGCCCGTGGCGCTCGTCATCGCGGACACGCTGGAGCGGGCCACGCATGCCGCCGCGTTGGTGAAGATCCAGTACCGCGAGAGCAAGGCGAAGGTGAACCTCCTGGCCGAGCGCTCGCGGGCGTACACCCCGAAACCGGAGGCGATGAATGGCCGCCAGGCGGATCTGGTGCAGGGCAAGGCGCCCACGGTGAAGGCGGCGGCCCAGGTGGACACCACGTACACGACGCCCTACGAGCACCACAACCCCATGGAGCCGCACGCGACGACGGCCGTGTGGGACGGGGAAAAGCTCACCGTGTACGACGCCACCCAGGGCGTCTTCAACGTCCGCGAGCGGCTGGCGGCGCTGTTCGGCCTGCCGCCGGAGAACGTGCGCGTCATCACCAAATTCATTGGCGGAGGCTTCGGCTGCAAGGGCAGCACGTGGGCGCACACGGTGCTCGCGGCCATCGCGGCGCGCACGGTCTCCCGGCCGGTGAAGCTGGTGCTGCGGCGCGAGCAGATGTTTGGCCCGGTGGGCTTCCGTCCGGAGACGCACCAGCGCGTGCGGCTCCAGGCCCAGAAGGACGGCAAGCTCCTCGACGTGCGCCATGAGGTGCTGACGGCCACCTCCACCTTCGACGAGTTCATCGAGCCGTGCGCCGCCGTCACCCGCATCCTCTACGCGAGCGAGCAGATCTCCACCTCGCACCGGGCGGTGCGGCTCAACCTGGGCACTCCCACCTTCATGCGCGCCCCCGGCGAGGCTTCTGGCAGCCACGCGCTCGAGTGCGCCATGGACGAGCTCGCCTATACGCTCGGAATGGATCCCCTCGCGCTGCGGCTGCGCAACCACGCGGACCTGGATCCCGAGACGGGAAAGCCCTGGAGCAGCAAGTCCCTCAAGGAGTGCTACCGCGTGGCGGCCGAGAAGTTCGGCTGGGCCCGGCGCGACCCCGTCCCGCGCTCGATGAAGGACGGCCGCGCGCTCATCGGCTGGGGCATGGCCACCGCCACCTACCCGGTGCACCGCTCCAAGGCGGGCGCCCGGGCCTCGCTCCTGCCCGATGGCCGCGTGCGGGTCGTCTCCGGCTCGCAGGACCTGGGGACGGGTTCCTACACCGTCTTCACCCAGGTGGCGGCGGACGCGCTCGGTTTGCCCCCGAGCCAGGTGTCCTTCGACCTGGGCGATACCCAGATGCCCCAGACGCCCGTGTCCGGCGGCTCGCAGACGGCCGCCAGCACGGGCTCCGCCGTGAAGCTCGCCGCGCTCGCCCTGCGGGACAAGGCCATCGCCCTCGCCGTCGCGGACACCGCCTCGCCCCTGGTGGGCCTGAAGGCCGAGGACGTGAGGGTGGACAACGGCCAGCTCGTGTCCGGCGGCAAGAAGGACAGCTACGCCGCGTTGATGAAGCGCCAGAAGCTCGACTCCCTGGACGCCGAGGCGGACGCCGGGCCGGGCAAGGAGAAGGAGCGGTACGCCATGCACTCGTTCGGCGCCCAGTTCGCGGAGGTCCGGGTGGATCCCGACCTGGGCGAGGTGCGCGTCAGCCGGTGGGTGGCGGCGTTCGGCGCGGGCAACATCCTCAACTCCAAGACGGCCCGGAGTCAGATGTACGGCGGTATCGTCATGGGTATCGGCATGGCGCTGATGGAGCACTCGGTGGTGGATCCCCGCAGCGGGCGCTTCATCACCCAGGACCTGGCGGACTATCATGTCCCGGTGAACCCGGACGTTCCCGACATCGACATCACCTTCGTGCCGGAAAACGACCCTCACGTGAATCCGATTGGCGTCAAGGGCATCGGGGAGATCGGCATCACGGGCGTGAGCGCGGCCATCGCGAACGCGGTGTTCCACGCCACGGGCCGGCGCGTGCGCGAGCTGCCCCTGACGTTGGATAAAATCCTCGAGGAGGTGTGA
- a CDS encoding FAD binding domain-containing protein: MRAIDYVAVQDAPAALEKLSARPMETSLVAGGTNLLDLMKLHVRNPALLVDINGLPLDQVEELEGGALRIGTLVRNSDLANHRLVRERYPVLSQALLAGASPQLRNMATLGGNILQRTRCAYFRDVSQACNKREPGTGCAALEGYNRMHAVLGTSNQCIAANPSDMNVALVALDASIQLRGPEGERDVPFAAFHLEPGTHPERETVLKPGELITHVTLPASGFASRSRYVKVRDRASYAFALASAAVALQLEEGTIQDARVALGGVGTRPWRSTEAEAVLIGQKADEVRFKAAAAAALKGAKTRTHNAFKVDLARRTLVRALSLTAGLV, from the coding sequence GTGAGAGCCATCGACTACGTCGCCGTCCAGGACGCGCCCGCCGCGCTGGAGAAGCTGTCCGCCCGGCCCATGGAGACCTCGCTCGTCGCCGGAGGCACCAACCTCCTGGACCTGATGAAGCTGCACGTGCGGAACCCGGCGCTCCTGGTGGACATCAACGGGCTGCCGCTCGACCAGGTGGAGGAACTGGAGGGCGGGGCGCTGCGCATCGGCACGCTTGTGCGCAACAGCGATCTGGCGAACCACCGGCTCGTGCGCGAGCGCTACCCGGTGCTCTCCCAGGCGCTGCTCGCGGGGGCCTCGCCACAGCTGCGCAACATGGCCACGCTCGGTGGCAACATCCTGCAACGCACGCGCTGCGCGTACTTCCGCGACGTGTCCCAGGCGTGCAACAAGCGCGAGCCCGGCACCGGGTGCGCGGCCCTGGAGGGCTACAACCGGATGCACGCGGTGCTGGGCACGAGCAACCAGTGCATCGCCGCGAATCCCTCGGACATGAACGTGGCGCTCGTGGCGTTGGACGCGTCCATCCAACTCCGGGGCCCCGAGGGCGAACGCGACGTGCCCTTCGCCGCCTTCCACCTGGAGCCCGGCACGCACCCCGAACGGGAGACCGTGCTCAAGCCCGGGGAGCTCATCACCCACGTGACGCTGCCCGCGTCGGGCTTCGCGTCTCGCTCGCGCTACGTGAAGGTGAGGGATCGCGCGTCCTATGCCTTCGCGCTCGCCTCGGCCGCGGTGGCGCTGCAACTGGAGGAGGGCACCATCCAGGACGCGCGCGTGGCGCTGGGCGGCGTGGGCACCCGGCCCTGGCGCTCGACGGAGGCGGAGGCGGTGCTCATCGGCCAGAAGGCGGACGAGGTGCGCTTCAAGGCCGCCGCCGCCGCCGCGCTCAAGGGCGCCAAGACGCGCACGCACAATGCCTTCAAGGTGGACCTGGCGCGGCGCACGCTCGTGCGCGCCCTGTCCCTCACCGCTGGACTCGTCTGA
- the mprF gene encoding bifunctional lysylphosphatidylglycerol flippase/synthetase MprF → MRPSRVLAALLPLVLLGLAAWVLHRELRDFHWHDVTASLEALPASRLALAVLVTAANYALMSLYDVLALAYVGKSLPYPRVAMTSFIAYAFGNNTGVAMLSSASVRYRLYSSWGLSGVDVTRVAVFCGVTLWLGLGLTGGITLLVSPVQVPGLATLPLGGRLVGAVFLLVALGYVALCFGWRRPLTVRGHAVALPAPRLAVAQLLVSGTDWLLAAAVLFLLMPGGTGLSLFGFIGLYMLGQVAGLISQVPGGLGVFESILLASLSPRVPAPAVLGTLVAWRAVYYLAPFTLAAGVMAVNELLRRREQVSRLVKGARASFGPVVPLVAALGAMLSGAVLLFSGATPTVAERLLVLRRWLPLPLLELSHLLGSLAGVSLLLLARSLQRRLDAAYVLALGLLAGGGLLSLAKGIDFEEASLLFALALALAPFRSQFYRRTSLFAERFSAPWLVAIGAVVVASVWLGFFSYRHVDYSGDLWWHFTFEGDAPRFLRASVGVVGVVFLYGIARLLAPAPPRSEPPSEDALARARPLVARSPESSSHLALVGDKTLLFNEEGTAFLMYGVAGRAWVAMGDPVGGTPEEGTELAWRFRELVDAHHGWTCFYQVSPGALPRYLDLGLSLLKLGEEATVPLADFRLDGPERRTLRHAHHKLEKEGVTFEVVPREGVEPLLPQLRALSDAWLAEKNTREKGFSLGYFSERYLREGPVAVVRQGGELLGFANLWAPELKVELSVDLMRYRPGAPRGVMDHLFVSLMLWGRERGYERFNLGMAPFSGFESHALAPLWQRAGAFLFAHGEHFYNFQGLRQFKEKFHPVWTPRYLATPGGLAFPRVLADIGSLVSRGLTGLVAR, encoded by the coding sequence ATGAGGCCTTCACGCGTGCTCGCCGCGCTGTTGCCCCTGGTGCTGCTGGGGCTCGCCGCCTGGGTGCTCCACCGGGAACTGCGTGACTTCCACTGGCATGACGTGACCGCCAGCCTGGAGGCGCTGCCCGCCTCCCGGCTCGCGCTGGCCGTGCTCGTCACGGCGGCCAACTACGCGCTCATGTCCCTCTATGACGTCCTGGCGCTCGCCTACGTCGGCAAGTCGCTGCCCTATCCCCGCGTGGCGATGACGTCCTTCATCGCCTATGCCTTTGGCAACAACACGGGTGTGGCCATGCTCAGCAGCGCCTCGGTGCGCTACCGCCTCTATTCCTCCTGGGGCTTGAGCGGGGTGGACGTCACCCGCGTGGCCGTCTTCTGCGGCGTCACCTTGTGGCTGGGGCTGGGGCTGACCGGGGGCATCACCCTGCTCGTCTCGCCCGTCCAGGTGCCGGGCCTCGCCACGCTGCCCCTGGGAGGGCGGCTCGTGGGCGCCGTCTTCCTGCTCGTGGCGCTCGGCTATGTCGCCCTGTGCTTCGGGTGGCGCCGTCCGCTCACCGTGCGCGGCCATGCGGTGGCGCTGCCCGCGCCGCGCCTCGCGGTGGCGCAACTGCTCGTGTCGGGCACGGACTGGCTCCTCGCGGCGGCGGTGCTCTTCCTGCTCATGCCCGGGGGCACGGGCCTGTCCCTGTTTGGCTTCATCGGGTTGTACATGCTCGGCCAGGTGGCGGGGCTCATCAGCCAGGTGCCCGGCGGGCTGGGCGTCTTCGAGTCCATCCTCCTCGCTTCCCTCTCGCCCCGCGTGCCCGCTCCCGCGGTGCTCGGCACGCTCGTGGCGTGGCGCGCCGTCTACTACCTGGCGCCCTTCACTCTCGCGGCGGGGGTGATGGCGGTGAACGAGCTGCTTCGCCGGCGCGAGCAGGTGTCGCGGCTGGTGAAGGGCGCGCGCGCCTCGTTCGGTCCGGTGGTGCCGCTCGTGGCCGCCCTGGGCGCGATGCTCTCGGGCGCGGTGCTGCTCTTCTCCGGCGCGACGCCCACGGTGGCGGAGCGGCTGCTCGTGCTGCGCCGGTGGCTGCCCCTGCCGCTGCTGGAGCTGTCCCACCTGCTGGGCAGCCTCGCGGGGGTGTCGCTCCTGCTGCTCGCCCGGAGCCTGCAACGGCGGCTGGACGCGGCGTATGTGCTGGCGCTCGGGCTGCTCGCGGGTGGGGGACTGTTGTCGCTCGCCAAGGGCATCGACTTCGAGGAGGCCTCGCTGCTCTTCGCGCTGGCGCTCGCCCTGGCGCCCTTCCGGTCCCAGTTCTACCGGCGCACGTCGCTCTTCGCCGAGCGCTTCAGCGCCCCCTGGCTCGTGGCCATTGGCGCGGTGGTGGTGGCCTCGGTGTGGCTGGGTTTCTTCTCCTACCGGCATGTGGACTACAGCGGGGACCTGTGGTGGCACTTCACCTTCGAGGGTGACGCGCCCCGCTTCCTGCGCGCCTCGGTGGGCGTGGTGGGCGTGGTGTTCCTGTATGGCATCGCGCGGCTGCTCGCTCCCGCCCCGCCTCGGAGCGAGCCGCCCTCGGAGGATGCGCTGGCGCGGGCCCGGCCGCTCGTGGCGCGCTCCCCCGAGTCCTCGAGCCACCTGGCCCTGGTGGGCGACAAGACGCTGCTCTTCAACGAGGAGGGCACGGCCTTCCTCATGTACGGCGTGGCCGGGCGCGCGTGGGTGGCCATGGGGGACCCCGTGGGCGGCACGCCCGAGGAGGGCACGGAGCTGGCGTGGCGTTTCCGGGAGCTGGTGGACGCGCACCACGGTTGGACGTGCTTCTACCAGGTGAGTCCCGGCGCGCTGCCGCGCTACCTGGACCTGGGGCTGTCCCTGCTCAAGCTGGGCGAGGAGGCCACGGTGCCGCTCGCGGACTTCCGGTTGGACGGGCCCGAGCGCCGGACGCTGCGCCACGCGCACCACAAGCTGGAGAAGGAAGGCGTCACCTTCGAGGTGGTGCCGCGCGAGGGCGTGGAGCCGCTGCTGCCCCAGCTCCGCGCCCTCTCGGACGCGTGGCTCGCGGAGAAGAACACGCGGGAGAAGGGCTTCTCGCTCGGCTACTTCTCGGAGCGCTATCTGCGCGAGGGGCCCGTGGCGGTGGTGCGCCAGGGGGGCGAGCTCCTGGGCTTCGCGAACCTCTGGGCGCCCGAGCTGAAGGTGGAGCTGTCGGTGGACCTGATGCGCTACCGGCCGGGAGCGCCCCGAGGGGTGATGGATCACCTCTTCGTGTCGCTCATGTTGTGGGGCCGGGAGCGGGGCTACGAGCGCTTCAACCTGGGCATGGCGCCCTTCTCCGGCTTCGAGTCCCACGCCCTCGCGCCGTTGTGGCAGCGCGCGGGCGCGTTCCTCTTCGCTCACGGCGAGCACTTCTACAACTTCCAGGGGCTGCGGCAGTTCAAGGAGAAGTTCCACCCGGTGTGGACGCCGCGCTACCTGGCGACACCCGGGGGACTCGCGTTTCCGAGAGTGCTCGCGGACATTGGCTCCCTCGTCTCCCGAGGCCTCACCGGCCTGGTGGCGCGATGA
- a CDS encoding XdhC family protein, with amino-acid sequence MRELSEVLTAWRAARSSPEPLILATIVRVEGSTYRRPGARMLMTGERQLAGGISGGCLESDVLRKALWRTSQGESVVIQYDSRSDDEFAFTMGLGCNGLVELLLERLDPTALQGSVLDFLERAQGERIAAALATVVVAAEGRERVGARVMLDARGRMEATIEDEALRGLLREDLERALASGRSGYQRRETAARVVEVAIEVVPPPVPIVIFGTGVDVLPVVDLAKNVGWHVTVVGTRPTGNLRTRFPRADAWVGARADKALSELNLDSRTLALLMTHNYPEDEAVLAQLLTSPVRYIGVLGPRRRTERLLTTLAAQGVRPSAEQLARVYGPMGLDIGAEGGDEIALSIIAELQAFLSGRQGGALRARTAPIHPEPEDFTPRTLPLAEENVLQASCALTVEP; translated from the coding sequence ATGCGAGAGCTGAGCGAGGTCCTCACCGCCTGGCGGGCCGCCAGGAGCAGCCCGGAGCCGCTCATCCTCGCGACGATCGTGCGTGTGGAGGGTTCGACGTACCGGCGGCCGGGCGCGCGCATGCTGATGACGGGTGAGCGCCAGCTCGCGGGCGGTATCAGCGGCGGCTGCCTGGAGTCGGACGTGTTGCGCAAGGCGCTCTGGCGCACCTCCCAGGGCGAGTCCGTCGTCATTCAGTACGACTCGCGCTCGGATGACGAGTTCGCTTTCACCATGGGTCTGGGCTGCAACGGGCTCGTCGAGCTGCTGCTCGAGCGTCTGGACCCCACGGCGCTCCAGGGGAGCGTCCTCGACTTCCTGGAGCGCGCTCAGGGCGAGCGCATCGCCGCGGCCCTGGCCACCGTGGTGGTCGCCGCCGAGGGCCGTGAGCGGGTGGGGGCGCGGGTGATGCTCGACGCGCGCGGGCGCATGGAGGCCACGATCGAGGACGAGGCCCTGCGCGGCCTGCTGCGCGAGGACCTGGAGCGGGCGCTGGCGAGTGGCCGCTCGGGCTACCAGCGCCGGGAGACGGCCGCTCGGGTGGTGGAGGTGGCCATCGAGGTGGTGCCGCCCCCGGTGCCCATCGTCATCTTCGGCACGGGCGTCGACGTGCTCCCGGTGGTCGACCTGGCCAAGAACGTGGGCTGGCACGTGACGGTGGTGGGGACCCGGCCCACGGGAAACCTGCGCACGCGCTTTCCGCGCGCGGACGCGTGGGTGGGCGCGCGCGCCGACAAGGCCCTGTCCGAGCTGAACCTGGACTCGCGCACGCTCGCGCTGCTCATGACGCACAACTACCCCGAGGACGAGGCGGTGCTCGCGCAACTGCTCACCTCACCCGTGCGCTACATCGGCGTGCTCGGACCCCGGCGCCGCACCGAGCGGCTGCTCACGACGCTCGCGGCCCAGGGCGTGCGTCCCTCGGCCGAGCAGCTCGCGCGGGTGTACGGGCCCATGGGGTTGGACATTGGAGCGGAGGGCGGTGACGAGATCGCCCTGTCGATCATCGCCGAACTCCAGGCCTTCCTCTCCGGACGCCAGGGGGGAGCGCTGAGGGCGCGCACGGCCCCCATCCACCCGGAGCCGGAGGACTTCACGCCGCGCACGCTGCCGCTCGCCGAGGAGAATGTCCTCCAGGCGAGCTGCGCGTTGACCGTGGAGCCCTGA
- a CDS encoding nucleotidyltransferase family protein, with protein sequence MKPITIVVLAAGASTRLGHPKQLVVWRGETLVHRAARIAVESDIGPVRVVTGARGDEVARAVSDLPVTCIHNPHASEGLSSSIHRGLEGLDTNVLLLTCDQPLLTPDHLLALADTRRFTQASIIASAYEGVVGVPTLIAHELLPELRALQGDQGARALFEGRAVEPVVFDGGGLDVDTEEDILQLRERAGSLY encoded by the coding sequence ATGAAACCGATCACGATCGTGGTACTCGCGGCGGGTGCGTCCACCCGGCTCGGACATCCCAAGCAACTCGTCGTGTGGAGGGGCGAAACGCTCGTGCACCGCGCGGCGCGAATCGCGGTGGAGTCGGACATCGGACCCGTGCGGGTGGTGACGGGCGCGCGCGGGGACGAGGTCGCCCGGGCGGTGAGTGACCTGCCCGTCACCTGTATCCACAACCCCCACGCGAGCGAGGGCCTGTCGAGTTCCATCCACCGGGGCCTGGAGGGGCTCGACACGAACGTGTTGCTGCTCACATGTGATCAACCCCTGCTCACGCCGGACCACCTGCTCGCGCTGGCGGACACGCGGCGCTTCACCCAGGCCTCCATCATCGCGTCCGCGTACGAGGGGGTCGTGGGCGTGCCCACGCTGATCGCCCACGAGTTGCTGCCGGAGCTGCGCGCGCTCCAGGGAGACCAGGGCGCACGCGCCCTCTTCGAGGGACGCGCGGTGGAGCCCGTGGTGTTCGACGGAGGCGGTCTGGACGTGGACACCGAGGAGGACATCCTCCAGCTGCGCGAGCGCGCGGGAAGCCTCTATTGA
- a CDS encoding PIN domain-containing protein — MILYVETNFLMAVATGRESNVQEILKTIPPLVLVLPRISTMEAFSALEYDRKGRKKFDRQVDEQISQLRRDNTSLNASAMIKSLEQAKLQHADLMNDVQDRLFDLLRELSSQATVVDTNPQTLLAALDNELIEGEPTDNLILHTILHHSQQRAAETKAFLSENTKSFEQPEVRAALVSSGIKFFSNSRSFLEWGSRHPSGF, encoded by the coding sequence GTGATTCTCTACGTTGAAACCAACTTCTTGATGGCCGTCGCGACGGGTCGCGAGTCAAACGTTCAGGAGATTCTCAAGACCATTCCGCCGCTTGTTCTCGTTCTGCCAAGGATTTCGACCATGGAGGCATTCTCCGCTCTAGAGTACGATCGCAAGGGCAGAAAAAAGTTCGACCGCCAAGTTGACGAACAAATCAGTCAATTGCGTCGCGACAACACTTCGCTCAATGCCTCGGCCATGATCAAGAGCCTCGAACAGGCGAAGCTCCAACACGCCGACCTCATGAACGACGTCCAGGATCGATTGTTCGATCTGCTCCGGGAGTTATCCTCCCAAGCGACAGTGGTCGACACCAACCCACAGACACTCCTCGCGGCTCTCGACAACGAATTGATCGAGGGGGAACCGACAGACAACCTGATCCTGCACACCATCCTCCATCACAGTCAGCAACGTGCGGCGGAGACCAAGGCCTTCCTGAGCGAGAACACCAAGAGCTTCGAGCAACCAGAGGTCAGAGCCGCACTGGTCTCCAGTGGCATCAAGTTCTTCAGTAACTCGCGTTCCTTTTTGGAGTGGGGCAGTCGTCACCCTTCTGGCTTTTGA
- a CDS encoding (2Fe-2S)-binding protein, translating to MSDPNRPPHMGAPCDTPHEPDDETRLTRREFVGTAVAGGALLASGLLSPASVEAASSKVPPGLDGPPVPPVSLTLQVNGQEKELTLEPRVSLLDALRENLGLSGTKKGCDMGQCGACTVLVDGRRVVSCLTLAVMQRGKSITTIEGLAQGDTLHPMQAAFLSHDGFQCGYCTPGQIMSAVGFTKEPWGPSDADIREGMCGNLCRCGAYPNIVAAVREARAQKA from the coding sequence ATGTCCGACCCGAATCGGCCTCCCCACATGGGGGCACCTTGTGACACGCCGCATGAGCCCGACGACGAGACGCGGCTGACGCGGCGCGAGTTCGTCGGCACCGCCGTGGCGGGAGGTGCGTTGCTCGCCAGTGGTCTGCTCTCGCCCGCGAGCGTGGAAGCGGCCAGCTCGAAAGTTCCGCCAGGCCTGGACGGCCCCCCGGTGCCGCCCGTGTCCCTGACGCTCCAGGTGAACGGCCAGGAGAAGGAGTTGACCCTCGAGCCGCGCGTCTCCCTGCTCGACGCATTGCGCGAGAACCTGGGCCTGTCCGGCACGAAGAAGGGCTGCGACATGGGCCAGTGTGGCGCGTGCACCGTGCTCGTGGACGGGCGCCGGGTGGTCTCCTGCCTCACGCTCGCGGTGATGCAGCGGGGCAAGTCCATCACCACCATCGAGGGCCTGGCCCAGGGCGACACGCTGCACCCCATGCAGGCGGCCTTCCTCTCCCATGACGGCTTCCAGTGCGGCTACTGCACACCGGGGCAGATCATGAGCGCGGTGGGCTTCACGAAGGAGCCCTGGGGCCCGAGCGACGCGGACATCCGCGAGGGCATGTGCGGCAACCTCTGCCGCTGCGGAGCCTATCCGAACATCGTGGCCGCGGTGCGCGAGGCGCGCGCCCAGAAGGCGTGA
- a CDS encoding LysE family translocator gives MNLLLTALIAFAFGFIGSMPLTGPVAVMVFSESLLKRYDVALRVGLGAALAESFYAAMAFWGFTHFFAEHPLVLPVSKALSAILLMVLGVYFARWSPEVEDVKPSGDGEGMKGFLVGFSVSAFNPTLLATWSAAVAFLYARQFVTFTPLGALPFGAAAGLGVGCWEASMVGLLRRFEHRFPRRAMTWVVRGMGVLLLAGAVLSGMDFVQTFRR, from the coding sequence ATGAACCTGCTGCTCACCGCGCTCATCGCCTTCGCGTTTGGCTTCATCGGCTCCATGCCGTTGACGGGGCCGGTGGCGGTGATGGTGTTCTCCGAGAGTCTGCTCAAGCGCTACGACGTGGCCCTGCGCGTGGGGTTGGGCGCCGCGTTGGCCGAGTCCTTCTACGCGGCCATGGCCTTCTGGGGCTTCACCCACTTCTTCGCCGAGCACCCCCTGGTGCTTCCCGTGTCCAAGGCCCTGAGCGCGATCCTGCTCATGGTGCTCGGGGTGTACTTCGCCCGGTGGTCACCCGAGGTGGAGGACGTGAAGCCTTCCGGCGACGGCGAGGGCATGAAGGGCTTCCTGGTGGGCTTCTCCGTGTCCGCCTTCAACCCCACCCTGCTGGCCACGTGGAGCGCCGCCGTCGCCTTCCTCTACGCGCGGCAGTTCGTGACCTTCACGCCCCTGGGCGCGCTGCCCTTCGGCGCCGCGGCGGGCCTGGGCGTGGGGTGCTGGGAGGCCTCGATGGTGGGGCTGTTGCGCCGCTTCGAGCACCGGTTTCCCCGCCGCGCGATGACGTGGGTGGTGCGGGGCATGGGTGTGTTGCTGCTCGCGGGCGCTGTCCTCTCCGGGATGGATTTCGTCCAGACCTTCCGAAGGTGA